A single genomic interval of Meleagris gallopavo isolate NT-WF06-2002-E0010 breed Aviagen turkey brand Nicholas breeding stock chromosome 6, Turkey_5.1, whole genome shotgun sequence harbors:
- the NPVF gene encoding pro-FMRFamide-related neuropeptide VF: MEIISTQKFILLTLGTVAFLTPHGVCLDELMKSSLESREDADDKYYEIKDSILEEKQRSLNFEEMKDWGSKNFIKVNTPTINKVPNSVANLPLRFGRSNPEERSIKPSAYLPLRFGRAFGESLSRRAPSSSYRPGRSPLARSSIKSLLNLPQRFGKSVPISLSQGVQESEPGNT, encoded by the exons ATGGAAATCATTTCAACCCAGAAGTTTATTCTACTTACTTTGGGTACAGTGGCGTTTCTAACACCACATGGTGTGTGCCTAGATGAGCTAATGAAATCCAGCCTGGAGAGCAGAGAAGACGCTGATGATAAATATTATGAG attaaaGACAGTATtttggaggaaaagcagaggagtctgaattttgaagaaatgaaagactgGGGATCAAAAAATTTCATTAAAGTGAACACACCTACAATAAACAAAGTGCCAAATTCAGTTGCTAATTTACCTCTCAGGTTTGGAAGAAGCAATCCAGAAGAAAGAAGCATTAAGCCGAGTGCTTATTTGCCTCTGAGATTTGGAAGAGCTTTTGGAGAGAGCCTATCTAGGCGTGCTCCAAGTTCATCATACAGGCCTGGGAGATCTCCACTTGCTAGAAGTTCTATTAAATCCCTTCTAAATCTGCCACAGAGATTTGGGAAGTCAGTGCCCATCAGTCTATCTCAAGGTGTCCAGGAATCTGAACCAGGTAACACTTAG